CTGGATAAGGGCGGCAATGCGCGGCTCAACCGTGAAGGGCTCAAGCATGTGGAGACGGACGAAATCGGTGAGGTTTCCCACCGACTTGAGCGAGACGGTTTGATGAAACAGCTCGAGCGCCTGTTCATTTTCGATCCCGAAACGTCGCCGGAACCAGGCACCGTAGGGTGGAAAGCTTTCAAACAGCTCAACTCCCGCTCCACGCAGCCGCTTGCGCAGGGTTGAAATTTCAGTCCCGAAGGCTGAAAAATCGGCAGCGATGGAAAGATCACGTTCACATGCGGCATAGAGACGCGCTGGCTGTGCGGCATCCTTCATCCAGAAAATTTGGGCGAGGGTGACGGTCTTGTCGTAGCCTTCGTTATGAAAGACACCGAGAATGACTGAATAGCCGTTGAGTTCGCGCAGGGCGACCGGTTTGGCGCCACCTCCGAGGTTCTCCTGCCGCTCCGACTTGAAGTAGCCGAGCACGTATGAGCGCAGGGTGCGTTCACGGTTGTCGGCGCCTGCTGCCTTGTTGTAGGCAATGCGCTGGCTTGGCACCAGCAGGGTAGTCACGGCATCGACCAGCGTTGACTTTCCGGAGCCGATATCTCCCGTGAGGAGGGCGTTCTTTCCACCAAGTTTGAGCGTCCAGACCCTGCCATCGAAGGTGCCCCAGTTGAATATCTCAAGCCGTTGCAGGCGAAAACCAGCCAGACGGTCATCGGCAACAAATCCCATTTCAAGCGACTCACTCATCATCTTTCTCCATCAGTTTTACCGGTCGCTGCACGGTATTTGTCAAGCCAGTTGTCAAAATCTGCCAGCCATTGAGCGTCCCGACAGAACTGATATGATGCTCTTTTTTGCGGCTCTTTTTTGTATCTTTTGCCTTAGAGCTACCGTGCTTTTTGGTTTGTGTTACATTGCAAATGATAATTCCATTTTACTCATCTAAATACAATACTAAATCAAGAGCTTTGCGGTTGATTGCCATAGTTAAATACTACTTAATCCTCTGAACTATGGCATAAGGCTCACCAGCGAACTCTTCAGCTTCTTTCGGTACATAGCGAACAGTAACCGAGTATTTGCGAATAGGGCGAAGAACCGGTATCTCTTTACCTGTCTTGGTACTGATCTTGATTTCACCTGTTTCTTCAGAATACTTTCGGTTAATTGCTCCCACTGCGCTCTGCACTTTTTTCACCGTATCTTCACCCACAGGGGAGTACCATGTGGCGTAATGTCCTTCTGCGGTTGGTTCAGGCATAGCGTCAAATGGATAACTGGATGTTCTGCTTCCGGTATTACGGGTTGCTTTAATAAGCGGTTCAAATGTAAACTGTGTTTCACTCATACGGTTGCTCCTTTTTGTATCAGATTTAATAACAGGTTCAATATCGTTATTCTAATCGACCATTAACTGCAAGTCTAGGAGTTTTTTTATAGTAAATAGATCAAGTTAGATTTTAGCCTATCTTCATTCATCAATATCCGTTAGTTCCTACTTCATTCTTTTGCTGTCTTCTGGTAAAGCCACAAAGATAACGACTAACTATTAGTTCGTACAAACAGGTCAATAGTATTTGTCTTGTGGCACTCAAAATATAAGTACAATAAGAAGCCAAACTAAAAAAATCAACTTTACTATAGTTAATAAAGCGGATTCCTTTGCTTTACGTTTTCCTTTTTGTTTTTTCATCTGTTCCAAACGAAAAACAACGCCTCTTGTTCCAGATATATATCGTCCATTCTTCCAACTCATAGTGCAAAAGTTTAATTAAATGCGATCATGTGAATTCAAAAATTCTCTTGAAAGGTTTTAAAATCCGATTTTTTGAAGCGACCTCAAATAATAGTCAACATAAAAAAATTACGTTTTTGATTTACAGAGAGTAGTGTGATACTTTTCAATTTCCGTTATAGTTTCGTGTAATAAATCTAATGTATCTAAGCATTTTTCTGTTGCTTTTTTTCCTCCTTCCATACCTTGTAATGATTTGATTATGAGTAGTTGACGGTTATATTCTGTTTGATAATATTCGTTTAATATGGTCAAAGCATTCAGTCGCGCATAATCGGTTTGTTTCTCTTGGGCTTTTCTGGATAGTTTTAGTTCATTGAATTGAATGGAAACAGTATAAATGACGCCAATAAAAGAGCAAAAGCTTAACCAAGCTGTAACAGCATAAATACATGCAATCCATTGTTGTAGTTCGTCATTCTTGAATTGTGAAATAAAATTATGAAAAGGCAATAATAGTATAATTATTATTGCTA
The DNA window shown above is from Pelodictyon phaeoclathratiforme BU-1 and carries:
- a CDS encoding DUF7303 family protein, whose product is MSETQFTFEPLIKATRNTGSRTSSYPFDAMPEPTAEGHYATWYSPVGEDTVKKVQSAVGAINRKYSEETGEIKISTKTGKEIPVLRPIRKYSVTVRYVPKEAEEFAGEPYAIVQRIK